The Geitlerinema sp. PCC 9228 genomic interval GCTTATACCTCGGAATTCATATGAATTCCCGCGATTTCACAGGAAACGAATCGCACACTTACTCCACAGGCTGACACGGTAGGTCTTACCGCCAAATTTGTTAAACTGCCAAATTCGCTAAGTTCTTACTAGCATTTAAGTCTCTGTCGATGGACGTTCCACAATGTTCGCAGTGGAACGTCCGTTCTGATAGGGACAGCGATTCTTTCTTGTATCCGCAATTAGAACAGGTCTTAGAC includes:
- a CDS encoding zinc ribbon domain-containing protein gives rise to the protein SKTCSNCGYKKESLSLSERTFHCEHCGTSIDRDLNASKNLANLAV